The Hymenobacter swuensis DY53 genome includes the window TGACCGACCTCAAGAAGCTGGTCCTGGACCTGGCCGGTGGTCAGCGGCCCTCCGAAACCCAGGAGCTACTGCGCCAGAACAGCCACCTGTTCAGCAACGTGAGCGTATCGCCCTACGAAAGCAACGGAGCCCGCCCTTTGCGCCCGGCCGGCCCCGAAGCCAGCCCCGCCGAGTACATCCTGCACCACCGCGACCTGGACGTGGACGACTCGACCGACTACGAGGAGGAAGTGCAGCGCGTGGAGGACATTCCACACGAAACGGAGGAGGAAACCCTAAGCCTGGAGGCCAAGGAAAAGGAAATGATTATTAAAGCGTTGAAGAAGCACAATAACAAGCGCAAGTACGCGGCGCATGATTTGGGCATTTCAGAACGCACCCTCTATCGGAAACTCAAGCAATATGACCTGGAACAAGCATAGTGGTGGTAAGCTGCTGGCTACTGGCTGTTGGCTGTTAGCTGTTAGCCTTTTTTCTTCTGCCCGCCGGAAAGCCATCAGCTATCAGCTAATAGCCAGTAGCTTATGCATCCTACTCAGCGGCTGCGGCATCTACTCGTTCAGCGGCACCAACATCGACCCGAACGTTAAGACGATTTCCATTTCCACCTTCGCCAATAACGCCAACAACGGCCCCTCGTTTCTCGGGCCACGGTTCACGGAGGATTTCAAAGACTATTTTCAGCGCAATACGTCGCTGAAACTGGTGCCCCGCGACGGCGACCTGCAGTTTGAAGGCCAGATCATTGCCTACGACTTTGCGCCGGCCGCCATTCAGCAGACCAACGGCCAGGATCAGGCCGGAGCCAACCAACTCACCATTCAGGTACGGGTGAAATTCACGAACACCAAGGACCCCAAGCAGGACTTCGAGCAAACCCTGCAAACCACCCGGCCCTTCCCCGCTACCCGCGACATTACCAGCATCAACAACGACCCCACGGCCGTGCGCGAGCTGTTTCGCAATATTATCACGGACGCCTTTAATAAATCAGTAGCCAACTGGTAAGTGCCCCGGCGACGCGGTTTACTGCCTAAATTGGCGTATTGTTGCGCCCCGCGCCTCGTTTGGCAAGACCGTTTCCCTGCTTCTGTTCCCGTTTTTTGCACCCTACGCGGCCCCGCCCGGCACCTCCTGCTTGAGGACTACGGGCCGATACCTATTTCCTACCGCATGACCCGCGCGTCGTTACTGCATATTCTGGACCACGTAAACGGCATTTCGGATACCGAAGTCCGGGAGCTGGAACAACTGGCGGCCGCGTTTCCGTACTGTCAGACGGCCCACCTGCTGCTGGCCAAAGCTGCTCACGACCGGGGCAGCATGCTGGCCGGTCAACGCTTGCGCCGCGCCGCTACCTACGCCGCTGACCGGGAATTGCTGCGGCAGCTTTTGGAGCAGCCCGCCGCACCCGCCGCTACTCTGGCCGCTGTTGAGGCCCCCACAGTACCTGCCGCGGCAGCCGTTACGGCTGCTATTCCGGCTTTTTACGAGCGGGAAACTACCATAGCAGAGCCCTCCGCACCGCTACCAGCCGCCGATACGACGCCTGAGCTACTGCCACCAGTTTATCCGACTGCGGAAGTTCTGGAAGCTGAATCGCCGATATATGAGGTGGCCCAGACGGTGGAGGAAACATTAGCTATCATCGAGCCGGAGGAACAGCCAGAAGCACAGCAGACAGCAGATGCAACAGTTGCCGACGATGCAGCAGCTACTGAGGATATTTCGGCAGAGCCAGTCGCTTCGGATGAAGCGCCAGCTATTTCCGCTTCGCCAGCCGCCGAAGTTCCCGAGGAAATAGCACTTAATGACGACGCTACGCCTCAGCAATCAGCAGCTATAGAACCAGTTGCTCTACAGGAAGGCTCCGGCACCTCTCCTATAGAAGAGCCGGTGCTGACCGCGCAAAGTGAGGCAGACGCTCAGGAACAACCCGCTGCCTCACTCACGGAAAAACCGACAGCTGAAGCGCCCGCAGCGGCTGATGGTGACCTGCTGCCAGCCGTAGCTCCGCCCATCCGACCGCCGGCGGAAGCGGGAATTTCCCGCTTTGAGTTCGGACTGAGTGAGCCAGAGTTACCGGTTCCCTCAGGATATCAGCTACCAGATCTGGAGGACGAAGATGATGAGTTGCCCACGCTCAGCACCCTGCCCGCCAAGTCTGCCCCCGCCGTCACGGAGCCGTTCCGCACTGATAAAAACCTGGGCTACAGCCTGGGCGCCGGCAGCCGCCTGGGCTACGACTTGCAACCCCACGACGGCTACACGCTGGATTTGCCCCTGGATGCCTTCTTCGAGCCCGATGCGCTGCTGCTGGCCCACATGCGCGCCCACCAGCCTAAGCCCACGGCCTCCTCGCTGGACCTGATCAACCAGTTCCTCAAAACCAAGCCTCGGATCAAATCCCCCGTTGGCGTGCCTCTACCAGCCGCCGAGCAGGCCGATTTATCGGTGCGTAGCCTCACCGCTGCCCCGGCTCTGGCCTCCGAAAGTCTGGCCAAAATCATGGTGCGGCAGGGCAAAAAGAACAAAGCCATTGAAATATATGAGCGCCTGATGGAACGCCAGCCCGAAAAAAAGGCGTATTTTGCCGACCAAATACAACAACTGCAACAACCTTCGGAGTAGATGTACTACGCTCTTATTGCCCTGATTCTTCTTGTTTGCTTCCTGCTGGCCGTAGTCGTGCTGGCGCAAAACCCCAAAGGCGGCGGAATTTCCAGCCAGTTTGGCGCGGGTGGCGCAGCTCAGCTTATGGGCGTGAAGCGTACCGGCGACCTGCTGGAAAAACTCACCTGGGGTTTCGCCATCGGCCTGATGGTATTGAGCTTAGGCACCCACGTAATAGGCGGCTCTTCGGCCACGGGTCCGGTGCGCAGCATCAACCAACAAAAAGCCCTCGAAAGCCGTGGCCCGGCCGCGCCGGTTCCAGCCGCTCCTGCCCCGGCCGCTCCCGGTGCTTCGGCTCCAACGGCGGCCCCCGCTGCCGCTCCGGCCGCCCAGCCTGCTCCGACTCCTGCCAACTAGTTTTTGCCTTTTCCAGGCTTGCAAGCCGGTGGTTCCTCTCACAAGGAGCCACCGGCTTTTTGCTGTTGCCAGGTCTGGAAAGCGGTGAGGACAGGCTGCTTCGGTCTAGTATGGCGGTACCTGGCATGCTGAGTGCTACCCAAGCGCGCCATTTTTTCTGCCAAAGCTGACAGGCCACCGGTATAATTAGGGCCAAAAAGCGCCCTGCGGCGTTCATTCTGTCAGGTTTCGGCAGGCTGGCATAGGAAGTGTAGCCCCCGGTTCACCACCTTGTTTCAGGTAAACCTTTCAACCAAAACGTACAATATGTCGCTTAGCATCAAACCGCTGGCTGACCGCGTAATCATCGCGCCTGCCGCCGCCGAGGAAAAAACCAAATCGGGCATCATCATCCCCGACACGGCCAAGGAGAAGCCCCAGCGTGGCGAAGTAGTAGCCGTAGGTGAAGGCAAAGTGGCCGACAACGGCACCACCCTCAAGCCCCAGGTAAGCGTGGGCGACCAA containing:
- the secG gene encoding preprotein translocase subunit SecG, producing the protein MYYALIALILLVCFLLAVVVLAQNPKGGGISSQFGAGGAAQLMGVKRTGDLLEKLTWGFAIGLMVLSLGTHVIGGSSATGPVRSINQQKALESRGPAAPVPAAPAPAAPGASAPTAAPAAAPAAQPAPTPAN
- the groES gene encoding co-chaperone GroES, whose product is MSLSIKPLADRVIIAPAAAEEKTKSGIIIPDTAKEKPQRGEVVAVGEGKVADNGTTLKPQVSVGDQVLYGKYAGTEITIDGKDYLIMKESDIFAVL
- a CDS encoding LptE family protein, producing MTWNKHSGGKLLATGCWLLAVSLFSSARRKAISYQLIASSLCILLSGCGIYSFSGTNIDPNVKTISISTFANNANNGPSFLGPRFTEDFKDYFQRNTSLKLVPRDGDLQFEGQIIAYDFAPAAIQQTNGQDQAGANQLTIQVRVKFTNTKDPKQDFEQTLQTTRPFPATRDITSINNDPTAVRELFRNIITDAFNKSVANW